In the Magnetospira sp. QH-2 genome, one interval contains:
- a CDS encoding mannose-1-phosphate guanylyltransferase/mannose-6-phosphate isomerase yields MEEPVIVPVILSGGSGTRLWPLSRKAYPKQFLPLLGEESLFQATVQRVSCLADYGNPLVVCNEDHRFMVAEQLKQLGVAAGGILLEPVGRNTAPAVACAAVQACVLDEEAILLVMPSDHVIGRHEAFVIAAAAAARAAEKGHLVTFGVVPDGPETGYGYIKADRDGESLDETGDLAVWPVAQFVEKPDLATAESYVESGDYFWNSGMFMFRARAYLEELERHAPTMTVPTKTAVEKATIDLDFIRLDAEAFSDCPSNSIDYAVMEKTEKAVVVPLDAQWSDVGSWSSLSDALEADEGGNVTSGDVIVRDSHDSYLRSENRLIAGIGLDNLVVIETADAVLVADKDKVQDVKEIVNQLKNAGRPEETHHVRVYRPWGSYETISECQRFKVKRILVNPGAALSLQLHHHRAEHWVVVAGTAKVTRGEEDLLLTEDQSVYLPLGTLHRLENPGKIPLEIIEVQTGSYLEEDDIVRFSDVYGREKSAS; encoded by the coding sequence ATGGAGGAGCCAGTGATCGTTCCCGTCATTCTGTCCGGTGGGTCTGGGACCCGCCTCTGGCCCCTGTCGCGCAAGGCCTATCCGAAACAGTTCCTGCCGCTCCTGGGCGAGGAATCCCTGTTCCAGGCCACCGTGCAGCGGGTGTCCTGCCTGGCGGACTACGGCAACCCTTTGGTGGTCTGCAACGAGGATCATCGATTCATGGTCGCTGAGCAGCTCAAGCAGCTGGGCGTCGCGGCCGGAGGCATACTGCTCGAACCGGTGGGGCGCAATACCGCGCCGGCGGTGGCTTGCGCCGCCGTGCAGGCCTGCGTCCTGGACGAGGAGGCCATTTTGTTGGTCATGCCCTCCGATCATGTCATCGGTCGCCACGAAGCCTTTGTGATCGCCGCCGCCGCCGCCGCGCGGGCCGCGGAAAAAGGGCATCTGGTGACCTTCGGCGTGGTCCCGGATGGTCCAGAAACCGGCTATGGCTATATCAAGGCCGACAGGGATGGGGAGTCCCTGGACGAGACCGGAGATCTGGCCGTTTGGCCGGTGGCCCAGTTCGTCGAGAAACCGGATCTGGCGACCGCTGAATCCTATGTGGAATCAGGGGATTACTTTTGGAATAGCGGCATGTTCATGTTCCGCGCCCGGGCCTACCTGGAGGAGTTGGAACGCCATGCGCCGACCATGACCGTCCCGACCAAAACAGCGGTGGAAAAAGCGACCATCGACCTGGATTTCATCCGTCTTGATGCCGAGGCGTTCTCCGACTGCCCGTCGAACTCCATCGATTATGCGGTGATGGAAAAAACCGAGAAGGCCGTGGTGGTGCCCCTGGATGCCCAGTGGAGCGACGTGGGGTCCTGGTCTTCCCTCTCCGATGCTCTGGAAGCGGACGAGGGCGGCAATGTCACCAGCGGAGACGTCATCGTCCGCGACAGCCATGACAGTTACCTGCGCAGCGAAAACCGACTGATCGCGGGGATCGGGCTGGACAACCTGGTGGTCATCGAGACGGCTGATGCCGTGCTGGTGGCCGACAAGGACAAGGTCCAAGACGTCAAGGAAATCGTCAATCAGTTGAAAAACGCCGGACGCCCGGAAGAAACCCATCATGTGCGGGTCTATCGCCCCTGGGGCTCCTATGAAACCATCTCCGAGTGCCAACGGTTCAAGGTCAAACGCATTTTGGTCAATCCGGGCGCGGCCCTGTCTTTGCAACTGCATCATCATCGGGCCGAACACTGGGTCGTGGTGGCCGGGACGGCCAAGGTGACCCGGGGCGAGGAAGACCTCCTGTTGACCGAGGATCAATCGGTCTATTTGCCCCTTGGTACCCTGCACAGGCTTGAAAACCCGGGGAAGATTCCGTTGGAGATCATTGAGGTGCAGACCGGGAGTTACTTGGAGGAGGACGATATTGTCCGTTTCTCCGATGTCTATGGCCGGGAAAAATCTGCCTCCTAG
- a CDS encoding TIGR03013 family XrtA/PEP-CTERM system glycosyltransferase, which yields MAMLEAGTFYLFLVAAEMAQSWYWSQKISFEPKQPVMILVLAFVAFLVMAGMGLYNRQIFADIRTSAKHALMAFPLIYVAMSLYIFIHSRFVEMDAPPYYTICILALPVAFGVIFGVRALAIEVLDLKVLKRRVLVLGTGRLAIRIARLVQKSARHHFSVAGFIHMGEEIGEDPPPAVNPVLPLEMVQERGALKKYVLHNGIDEIVFASRERRRQRGNAAFGLPVWELLECKIAGAQVTDYPSFWEREAGELDLDELQPGWLLSSEGFRIAPARKVVKRLFDVIVSFLILFFSLPLSLPAAILVKLTSPGPVFYRQERVGLDGKPFDVLKLRSMRNDAEKNGPQFAQKGDPRVTPVGRFIRLTRIDEIPQVLNVLKGDMSFIGPRPERPYFVDTLCENIPFYSERHAVKPGISGWAQINYPYGDSLDDAKRKLAFDLYYVKNGSTFLDILILLQTARVVLFPSGAGAR from the coding sequence ATGGCAATGCTCGAGGCAGGTACTTTTTACCTATTTCTCGTGGCTGCCGAGATGGCACAGTCGTGGTATTGGAGCCAAAAAATATCCTTCGAGCCCAAGCAGCCCGTAATGATTCTGGTGCTGGCATTCGTGGCTTTCTTGGTAATGGCTGGCATGGGCTTGTACAACCGCCAGATTTTTGCCGATATCCGAACTTCGGCAAAGCATGCTCTCATGGCTTTTCCGCTCATTTACGTTGCCATGAGCCTGTATATCTTTATCCATTCCCGTTTCGTGGAAATGGATGCACCGCCTTACTACACCATATGTATTCTGGCTCTCCCGGTGGCCTTTGGCGTGATTTTTGGGGTGAGGGCCTTGGCGATCGAGGTGCTGGACCTCAAGGTTCTAAAGCGTCGCGTGCTCGTTCTGGGAACGGGCAGGTTGGCCATCCGGATCGCCCGTTTGGTGCAAAAGTCTGCCCGACATCACTTTTCCGTCGCCGGGTTTATTCATATGGGCGAGGAGATTGGCGAGGATCCGCCCCCGGCGGTGAATCCTGTACTGCCATTGGAGATGGTCCAGGAACGCGGCGCCTTGAAGAAATATGTCTTACATAACGGTATCGATGAAATCGTCTTTGCATCCCGCGAACGACGACGCCAACGGGGCAATGCCGCGTTCGGCCTACCGGTTTGGGAATTGCTTGAATGCAAAATTGCGGGCGCGCAGGTCACCGATTATCCGAGTTTTTGGGAGCGCGAGGCCGGCGAATTGGACTTGGATGAATTGCAGCCCGGCTGGCTATTGTCGTCTGAAGGATTCCGCATCGCTCCGGCACGCAAAGTGGTCAAGCGCCTGTTCGATGTCATCGTCAGTTTTTTGATCCTGTTTTTCAGCCTGCCGCTTTCCCTCCCAGCGGCCATCCTGGTCAAACTGACCAGTCCGGGGCCGGTTTTTTACCGTCAGGAACGGGTGGGCTTGGACGGCAAGCCATTCGATGTTCTGAAACTCCGCAGCATGCGTAATGACGCGGAAAAGAACGGGCCGCAGTTCGCTCAGAAAGGCGACCCCCGAGTGACCCCGGTGGGCCGGTTTATCCGCCTGACTCGGATTGATGAAATCCCGCAGGTTCTCAACGTTCTGAAGGGCGATATGAGCTTCATAGGACCCCGTCCGGAGCGACCCTATTTCGTTGATACCCTGTGCGAAAACATTCCGTTCTATAGCGAACGCCACGCCGTGAAGCCCGGTATTTCGGGTTGGGCGCAAATCAATTACCCCTATGGGGATTCCCTGGACGACGCCAAGCGCAAGCTGGCCTTTGACCTGTACTACGTGAAGAACGGTAGTACTTTTCTCGACATTCTTATTCTGTTGCAGACCGCCCGCGTGGTCTTGTTCCCGTCGGGCGCCGGCGCTCGCTAA